The Brassica napus cultivar Da-Ae unplaced genomic scaffold, Da-Ae ScsIHWf_3005;HRSCAF=3792, whole genome shotgun sequence DNA segment GAAACTAATAGCAAGGAAGAAACAATTTGAGTTGATGCGTTTACCTAAGTAAGGaccaataaaatcaaatattttgatcttCGAAACCAATTAAATGAAATTCTAAAGGTTAATTTTATGGGGCAGTGCGCGAGaaatcaaatcataaataaatgatagaatTTTGAGCGTCctgaacataatatataacattaagatATATAAAGGTGTTCGGAAATGGTTGAAGTAGATGAATAGGAGGATCGCTATGACTATAGCCCTTGGTAAATTTaccaaagacgaaaaagatttatttgatattatggaTGACTGGTTACGGAGGGACCGCTTCGTTTTTGTAGGTTGGTCTGGTCTATTGCTCTTTCCTTGTGCCTATTTCGCTTTGGGGGGTTGGTTCACAGGTACAACCTTTGTAACTTCATGGTATACTCATGGATTGGCTAGTTCCTATTTAGAAGGTTGCAATTTTTTAACCGCTGCAGTTTCTACTCCTGCTAATAGTTTAGCGCATTCTTTGTTGTTACTGTGGGGTCCTGAAGCACAAGGAGATTTTACTCGTTGGTGTCAATTAGGCGGTCTGTGGGCTTTTGTTGCTCTCCACGGTGCTTTCGCATTAATAGGTTTTATGTTACGTCAATTTGAACTTGCTCGATCTGTTCAATTGCGACCTTATAATGCAATCGCATTCTCTGGTCCAATTGctgtttttgtttctgtctttctaatTTATCCACTAGGTCAATCTGGTTGGTTCTTTGCGCCTAGTTTTGGTGTAGCGGCTATATTTCGATTCATCCTCTTTTTCCAAGGGTTTCATAATTGGACATTGAACCCATTTCATATGATGGGAGTCGCTGGTGTACTGGGCGCGGCTCTGTTATGCGCTATTCATGGTGCTACTGTAGAAAATACTTTATTTGAAGATGGTGATGGTGCAAATACATTCCGTGCTTTTAACCCAACTCAAGCCGAAGAAACTTATTCAATGGTCACCGCTAACCGCTTTTGGTCACAAATCTTTGGGGTTGCTTTTTCCAATAAACGTTGGTTACATTTCTTTATGTTATTTGTACCAGTAACTGGTTTATGGATGAGTGCTCTTGGAGTAGTCGGTCTAGCTTTGAACCTACGTGCCTATGACTTCGTTTCCCAGGAAATCCGTGCAGCGGAAGATCCGGAATTTGAGACTTTCTAtactaaaaatattcttttaaacgAAGGTATTCGCGCTTGGATGGCGGCTCAAGATCAGCCTCATGAAAACCTTATATTCCCTGAGGAGGTTCTACCACGTGGAAACGCTCTTTAATGGAACTTTAGCTTTAGCTGGTCGTGACCAAGAAACCACTGGTTTCGCTTGGTGGGCCGGGAATGCCCGACTTATCAATTTATCTGGTAAACTATTGGGAGCTCATGTAGCCCATGCCGGATTAATCGTATTCTGGGCCGGAGCAATGAACTTATTT contains these protein-coding regions:
- the LOC125602830 gene encoding LOW QUALITY PROTEIN: photosystem II CP43 reaction center protein-like (The sequence of the model RefSeq protein was modified relative to this genomic sequence to represent the inferred CDS: deleted 1 base in 1 codon), encoding MNRRIAMTIALGKFTKDEKDLFDIMDDWLRRDRFVFVGWSGLLLFPCAYFALGGWFTGTTFVTSWYTHGLASSYLEGCNFLTAAVSTPANSLAHSLLLLWGPEAQGDFTRWCQLGGLWAFVALHGAFALIGFMLRQFELARSVQLRPYNAIAFSGPIAVFVSVFLIYPLGQSGWFFAPSFGVAAIFRFILFFQGFHNWTLNPFHMMGVAGVLGAALLCAIHGATVENTLFEDGDGANTFRAFNPTQAEETYSMVTANRFWSQIFGVAFSNKRWLHFFMLFVPVTGLWMSALGVVGLALNLRAYDFVSQEIRAAEDPEFETFYTKNILLNEGIRAWMAAQDQPHENLIFPEEVLPRGNLFNGTLALAGRDQETTGFAWWAGNARLINLSGKLLGAHVAHAGLIVFWAGAMNLFEVAHFVPEKPMYEQGLILLPHLATLGWGVGPGGEVIDTFPYFVSGVLHLISSAVLGFGGIYHALLGPETLEESFPFFGYVWKDRNKMTTILGIHLILLGVGAFLLVFKALYFGGVYDTWAPGGGDVRKITNLTLSPSVIFGYLLKSPFGGEGWIVSVDDLEDIIGGHVWLGSICIFGGIWHILTKPFAWARRALVWSGEAYLSYSLAALSVCGFIACCFVWFNNTAYPSEFYGPTGPEASQAQAFTFLVRDQRLGANVGSAQGPTGLGKYLMRSPTGEVIFGGETMRFWDLRAPWLEPLRGPNGLDLSRLKKDIQPWQERRSAEYMTHAPLGSLNSVGGVATEINAVNYVSPRSWLSTSHFVLGFFLFVGHLWHAGRARAAAAGFEKGIDRDFEPVLSMTPLN